Proteins from one Aspergillus nidulans FGSC A4 chromosome VIII genomic window:
- a CDS encoding zinc-binding alcohol dehydrogenase family protein (transcript_id=CADANIAT00001617), whose product MATQDTTAATAAAPATNGNGTPKPKNRAAWIPAKKVIPFKVGDAPYTRPGPGQVVVKNGAVAINPFDWVLQFIGPALAGYIHYPFIFGTDVAGEVVEVGPGVTRFAVGDRVCGSATAIAKEVNDPAEGGFQLYTVLRVHMLTPVPAGISDAQASVLGLGLGTAAFGLFHKDYLALDMPQLAEKGRGEVQRGRSGSPRAVIITGGASSVGSNAIQLAVAAGYEVLSTSSPKNFDYVKGLGASHVFDYRSKFLAKDLLSALKGRELVGAYTIGAGAVEACTLVMRKHDPALTRKFIAVAGEIIPPEKLTTFVGKGTYLIGMLGGMVKSSIRQRRTGVIAKFILVDGLVDPDSVVSRVYMDFLPQALERGQFVPAPPPLVVGKGLEKIQEALDIQRKGVSGKKLVVTL is encoded by the coding sequence GCGCCGGCTACCAACGGCAACGGGACCCCCAAACCCAAAAACCGCGCCGCGTGGATCCCCGCCAAAAAGGTGATCCCCTTCAAAGTCGGCGACGCCCCCTACACGcgccctggccctggccaGGTGGTCGTCAAGAACGGCGCCGTAGCTATCAACCCGTTCGACTGGGTCTTGCAGTTCATCGGGCCCGCGCTGGCCGGGTATATCCACTACCCGTTCATCTTTGGGACTGATGTTGCGGGCGAGGTCGTCGAGGTCGGACCGGGCGTCACCCGGTTCGCCGTGGGCGACCGCGTCTGTGGAAGCGCGACGGCGATTGCGAAAGAGGTGAACGACCCGGCCGAGGGTGGGTTCCAGCTGTATACCGTCCTGCGAGTGCATATGCTCACGCCGGTGCCCGCTGGGATCAGCGATGCGCAGGCATCTGTGCTCGGACTCGGGCTGGGTACGGCCGCATTTGGTCTCTTCCACAAGGACTATCTGGCCCTCGATATGCCGCAGCTTGCGGAAAAGGGCAGGGGAGAGGTGCAGCGGGGCAGGTCGGGGTCCCCGCGCGCGGTGATCATCACGGGCGGCGCCAGCAGCGTTGGCAGCAATGCGATCCAGCTCGCTGTCGCAGCAGGCTACGAGGTCCtttcgacctcgtcgcccAAGAACTTCGACTATGTCAAGGGGCTCGGGGCGAGCCACGTCTTTGACTACCGGAGCAAGTTCCTGGCCAAGGATCTCTTATCCGCCCTCAAGGGCAGAGAGCTCGTCGGCGCATATACCATTGGCGCCGGTGCGGTGGAAGCCTGCACCCTCGTGATGCGCAAGCATGATCCTGCGCTGACGAGAAAGttcatcgccgtcgccggTGAGATCATCCCGCCTGAGAAGCTAACCACCTTCGTCGGCAAGGGGACTTACCTCATTGGGATGCTGGGAGGAATGGTGAAATCGAGCATCCGGCAGCGCCGCACAGGCGTCATCGCCAAGTTTATCCTTGTTGACGGGCTGGTGGACCCGGACAGTGTGGTCAGCCGGGTTTACATGGACTTTCTGCCCCAAGCGCTCGAGAGAGGGCAGTTTGTGCCTGCACCGCCGCCGCTCGTTGTCGGAAAGGGGctcgagaagatccaggagGCGCTGGATATCCAGCGAAAGGGGGTTTCGGGAAAGAAGCTTGTTGTCACTTTGTAG